From Streptomyces durmitorensis, a single genomic window includes:
- a CDS encoding NAD(P)-binding domain-containing protein gives MSEYENNQQSTVSVIGLGQMGTRLAQAFLTTGHATTVWNRSAAKADALVTQGAVRAATVEEAVAASPLVVVCLPDYATVSDLLGRWRRARAGGPW, from the coding sequence ATGTCGGAGTACGAGAACAACCAGCAGTCCACGGTGTCGGTGATCGGCCTGGGGCAGATGGGGACCCGGCTCGCCCAGGCATTCCTCACCACCGGCCATGCCACCACCGTATGGAACCGCTCCGCCGCGAAGGCCGACGCACTCGTCACCCAGGGCGCCGTCCGTGCGGCGACCGTTGAAGAGGCGGTCGCCGCGAGTCCCCTGGTCGTGGTCTGCCTGCCGGACTACGCGACCGTGAGCGATCTGCTCGGCCGGTGGCGACGCGCCCGCGCGGGCGGACCCTGGTGA
- a CDS encoding zinc-binding dehydrogenase encodes MGVSDSMRAVRISRHGGPEVLELTEVAVPAPQAGEVLVRVGAVALNNTDLWTREGAYGRPDDPKALSGWRGPIDFPRIQGADVAGRVVAVGTGVPEDLVGRRVVVDPAIYDTEGPDANPVGLMGSERDGGYAEYVTAPVKRVHDVTESPLTDEQLATLPTAYGTALGMIERGRLRKGETALVSGASGGVGIALVQIARARGARVLAISSGPKIDAVREAGAHEVIDRSGDIAEQIRAAASEGIDIALDVVAGELVSEGLPLLREGGRWVIAGALGGYAVTLDVRRLYLHNAQVIGSAMHTPTHFDLLMDLARRAEVHPVIAATFSLDEAAQAQEELSRRGHVGKIVMRP; translated from the coding sequence ATGGGTGTGTCCGATTCCATGCGAGCGGTGCGCATCTCCAGGCACGGTGGACCGGAGGTCCTTGAGCTGACGGAGGTCGCCGTCCCCGCCCCTCAGGCGGGGGAGGTGCTGGTCCGCGTCGGCGCGGTAGCGCTGAACAACACCGACCTGTGGACCCGGGAGGGCGCCTATGGCCGTCCGGACGACCCGAAGGCACTGTCGGGATGGCGAGGCCCGATCGACTTCCCGCGCATCCAGGGCGCCGACGTGGCCGGACGGGTCGTGGCCGTCGGGACCGGCGTACCGGAGGACCTCGTAGGACGCCGAGTGGTCGTCGACCCCGCGATCTACGACACCGAAGGGCCGGACGCCAACCCCGTGGGCCTGATGGGCAGCGAACGCGATGGCGGATACGCCGAGTACGTGACGGCGCCGGTGAAGCGTGTGCACGACGTGACGGAATCTCCGCTCACGGACGAGCAGCTCGCGACGTTGCCGACCGCCTACGGCACGGCACTGGGCATGATCGAGCGAGGCCGCCTGCGCAAGGGGGAAACCGCCCTGGTCTCGGGAGCGTCCGGCGGCGTCGGCATCGCGCTGGTGCAGATCGCCCGTGCACGCGGCGCAAGGGTGCTCGCCATCAGCAGTGGACCCAAGATCGACGCCGTCCGCGAAGCGGGCGCGCACGAAGTCATCGACCGCTCAGGAGACATCGCCGAGCAAATCCGTGCCGCCGCATCGGAGGGCATCGACATCGCACTCGACGTCGTGGCCGGCGAACTGGTCAGCGAGGGACTGCCGTTGCTGCGCGAAGGGGGCCGCTGGGTCATCGCCGGCGCGCTCGGTGGATACGCCGTGACCCTTGATGTGCGCCGTCTCTACCTCCACAACGCCCAGGTCATCGGTTCCGCGATGCACACGCCCACCCACTTCGACCTGCTCATGGACCTGGCCCGGCGGGCAGAGGTCCACCCCGTCATCGCCGCGACTTTTTCGCTGGACGAGGCCGCTCAGGCGCAGGAAGAACTCTCCCGCAGGGGGCACGTGGGAAAGATCGTCATGCGTCCCTGA
- a CDS encoding DUF6243 family protein, giving the protein MSKNINNPVGMGGGKRKKLSRTERQNNGPHRNLDRQGAAEQKAELVRKMREKTGAAEAAGQTGDDSAQS; this is encoded by the coding sequence GTGAGCAAGAACATCAACAACCCCGTGGGCATGGGCGGCGGCAAGCGCAAGAAGCTGTCCCGCACCGAACGGCAGAACAACGGCCCGCACCGCAACCTCGACCGCCAGGGTGCCGCCGAGCAGAAGGCGGAGCTGGTGCGCAAGATGCGCGAGAAGACAGGCGCAGCCGAGGCCGCCGGACAGACGGGCGACGACAGCGCACAGAGCTGA
- a CDS encoding FG-GAP repeat protein yields the protein MPHSRRILTYAIATAAAVTAGLVLPSGATAAAPTATTSDFNGDGYADLAVGVPDGTVDGQAKAGYVNVVWGGPKGVGAHGSIRVTQATPEVPGAPEAGDRFGASVTLTDLNGDDIAELLVGVPGEDVTDRGADAGMVIAVGGSKDGPGPASTVLTGPAPAAAYGKSVAAADLTGGDNKVIVIGGTDKVVARVIQGEDSMITTVVTAPMGGRAPILTTGDFDSDGRDDLAVAYWTAGDPNTQSHVRLWKWDADRAEMANFWNTDSAGVTALAAGDFDGDGHDDLALGECREIADENIDDPCGPEKLAKGGGIHLHYGSPEAGSFGSRAQTLNQDTAGVPGVAEDGDRFGAALAVADVNRDGRDDLIAGAPGEAISSKAGAGAAWLLHGGAQGLLDAGGAARSVAWNQDTSGVPGVAETGDTFGAAAATGDYNADGVPDVTVGSPGENASLGAVWVLPRGSARDSAAFSPRTLGLPYLSTAQNYGKPLNSH from the coding sequence ATGCCACACAGCCGCCGCATCCTGACATACGCCATCGCAACCGCCGCTGCGGTCACCGCCGGGCTCGTGCTCCCGTCCGGTGCCACCGCCGCCGCACCCACGGCCACCACGAGCGACTTCAACGGCGACGGCTACGCGGACCTCGCCGTCGGCGTACCGGACGGGACCGTCGACGGCCAGGCCAAGGCCGGGTACGTGAACGTCGTCTGGGGCGGTCCGAAGGGCGTCGGCGCCCACGGAAGCATCCGTGTCACCCAGGCCACTCCCGAGGTTCCCGGCGCCCCGGAGGCGGGCGACCGCTTCGGCGCGTCCGTGACCCTGACGGACCTCAACGGCGACGACATCGCGGAACTGCTCGTCGGTGTCCCCGGCGAGGACGTCACCGACCGCGGTGCGGACGCGGGCATGGTCATCGCTGTGGGCGGCTCGAAGGACGGGCCGGGGCCGGCGTCGACGGTCCTGACCGGGCCTGCGCCGGCAGCTGCGTACGGCAAATCGGTCGCGGCAGCCGACCTGACCGGCGGCGACAACAAGGTGATCGTGATCGGCGGCACGGACAAGGTCGTCGCTCGTGTCATCCAGGGTGAAGACAGCATGATCACCACCGTCGTCACCGCCCCCATGGGAGGCCGCGCCCCCATCCTGACCACCGGCGACTTCGACAGCGACGGCCGCGACGACCTGGCCGTGGCGTACTGGACCGCGGGCGACCCCAACACGCAGTCCCACGTGCGCCTGTGGAAGTGGGACGCCGACCGGGCCGAGATGGCCAACTTCTGGAACACGGACAGCGCCGGCGTGACCGCGCTGGCCGCCGGCGACTTCGACGGTGACGGTCACGACGACCTGGCGCTCGGCGAATGCCGTGAGATCGCCGACGAGAACATCGACGACCCGTGCGGCCCCGAAAAGCTCGCCAAGGGGGGAGGCATCCACCTCCACTACGGAAGTCCCGAGGCCGGCTCGTTCGGCAGCCGCGCCCAGACCCTCAACCAGGACACGGCGGGCGTCCCCGGGGTGGCCGAAGACGGCGACCGCTTCGGCGCCGCCCTCGCCGTCGCCGACGTCAACCGCGACGGCCGCGACGACCTGATCGCGGGCGCTCCCGGTGAGGCCATCTCGAGCAAGGCGGGGGCGGGCGCCGCCTGGTTGCTCCACGGAGGCGCGCAGGGCCTGCTCGACGCAGGCGGCGCAGCCAGGTCCGTCGCCTGGAACCAGGACACGTCCGGCGTCCCGGGCGTCGCCGAGACGGGCGACACCTTCGGCGCGGCGGCCGCCACGGGCGACTACAACGCCGACGGCGTACCGGATGTCACGGTCGGCTCCCCTGGCGAGAACGCCTCCCTGGGCGCCGTTTGGGTCCTCCCCCGCGGCTCGGCCCGCGACTCGGCGGCCTTCTCGCCTCGCACGCTCGGCCTCCCGTACCTCTCCACGGCTCAGAATTACGGCAAGCCGCTGAACAGCCACTGA
- a CDS encoding SDR family NAD(P)-dependent oxidoreductase, with the protein MTGQRLDGKVALITGATGGLGAATAELFADEGARLVITDVAEGPLRELSRRIEARGAEVVAARLDVSSAREWDEVITVVRDRFGTLDVLVNLAGIVDWPGIEDTREEAWDRVIDVNQKGTWLGMKAAMPLLRASGNASVINTSSVLGLVGSGAAAAYQASKGAVRLLSKTAAVEYARQGVRINSVHPGVIATPMIQDLLDDQGDQQPDIQRTPMRRAGRADEVAPAILFLACDDSSFVTGTELVVDGGLTAH; encoded by the coding sequence ATGACAGGACAACGACTTGACGGCAAGGTCGCGCTGATCACGGGCGCGACCGGCGGCCTCGGCGCGGCGACCGCCGAGCTCTTCGCCGACGAAGGCGCCCGGCTGGTGATCACCGACGTCGCCGAAGGCCCGCTGCGGGAGCTGTCCCGCCGGATCGAGGCACGCGGTGCGGAGGTCGTCGCTGCCCGCCTCGATGTCTCCTCCGCGCGGGAGTGGGACGAAGTGATCACCGTCGTACGCGACCGGTTCGGAACGCTGGACGTGCTCGTGAACCTCGCCGGCATCGTGGACTGGCCAGGTATCGAGGACACACGGGAAGAGGCGTGGGACCGCGTCATTGACGTGAACCAAAAAGGCACCTGGCTCGGCATGAAGGCGGCGATGCCGCTCCTGCGTGCGAGCGGCAACGCGTCGGTGATCAATACGTCGTCCGTACTCGGCCTGGTGGGAAGCGGTGCGGCTGCGGCCTACCAGGCGTCCAAGGGGGCTGTGCGCCTGTTGAGCAAGACCGCCGCGGTCGAGTACGCCCGGCAGGGAGTACGGATCAACTCGGTGCATCCTGGGGTGATCGCCACGCCGATGATCCAGGACCTCCTGGACGACCAAGGCGACCAGCAGCCGGACATCCAACGCACCCCCATGCGCCGGGCAGGCCGCGCCGACGAGGTCGCACCCGCGATCCTCTTCCTGGCCTGCGACGACTCCTCGTTCGTCACCGGCACGGAGCTGGTGGTCGACGGCGGCCTCACCGCGCACTGA
- a CDS encoding Atu4866 domain-containing protein has product MTGTVEGDQVDVVGMWVTADGHIRQELLPDGRYDEARGERASAYTGRYTVIDSHLDYVDDTGFTATGDIRDGVLYHEHLVLYREQKQA; this is encoded by the coding sequence ATGACCGGGACCGTTGAAGGCGACCAGGTCGACGTGGTCGGGATGTGGGTGACCGCGGATGGTCACATCCGGCAGGAGCTGCTGCCGGACGGCCGGTACGACGAAGCCCGCGGCGAGCGGGCCAGCGCGTACACCGGCCGGTACACGGTGATCGACAGCCACCTGGACTACGTCGACGACACCGGCTTTACCGCCACGGGCGACATCCGGGACGGAGTGCTCTATCACGAGCACCTCGTGCTCTACCGGGAGCAGAAGCAGGCGTAG
- a CDS encoding SDR family NAD(P)-dependent oxidoreductase — MTPATASASASASAATSESTEFAGKIALVTGAARGVGRETVALLHARGAQVVALDLRPDVTNLAEQFPGVITTNGDITQEETAHRAVAMALDAFGGLDILVNNAGRTQNKPVTETTAEDWDTVMAVNARGSFFCAREAFRAMKSRAGGAIVSTGSYASTVALPEGVAYSASKGALAQLTKVLAVEGGPLGIRANLVAAGVIETDFLDTIRPDSRAYLASFAAAQPLGRVAQPQEIAEVLCFLISPRSSFVTGAVVAADGGFTAI, encoded by the coding sequence ATGACACCTGCAACCGCATCCGCATCCGCATCCGCATCCGCAGCAACATCCGAATCCACTGAGTTCGCTGGGAAGATCGCCCTCGTCACTGGAGCCGCGCGAGGGGTGGGCCGGGAGACCGTGGCGCTCCTCCACGCCCGCGGCGCCCAGGTCGTCGCCCTCGACCTCCGCCCCGACGTCACGAACCTGGCGGAGCAGTTTCCCGGCGTCATCACAACAAACGGTGACATCACCCAGGAGGAGACCGCCCACCGCGCGGTGGCAATGGCCCTGGACGCCTTCGGCGGCCTGGACATCCTCGTGAACAATGCCGGGCGCACCCAGAACAAGCCCGTCACCGAAACCACGGCCGAGGACTGGGACACCGTGATGGCGGTCAACGCCCGCGGCTCCTTCTTCTGCGCCCGCGAGGCATTCCGGGCCATGAAGAGCCGCGCCGGCGGCGCCATCGTGAGCACCGGCTCGTACGCCTCCACCGTCGCCCTGCCCGAAGGCGTCGCCTACAGCGCGTCGAAGGGCGCTCTGGCCCAACTGACCAAGGTACTCGCCGTCGAGGGCGGACCACTGGGCATCCGCGCCAACCTCGTGGCCGCGGGCGTCATCGAGACGGACTTCCTCGACACGATCCGCCCCGACAGCCGCGCCTACCTGGCATCCTTCGCCGCCGCGCAACCACTGGGCCGAGTCGCGCAGCCCCAGGAAATCGCCGAGGTCCTGTGCTTCCTCATCTCGCCCCGCTCCAGTTTCGTCACGGGAGCCGTGGTCGCCGCCGACGGAGGTTTCACCGCGATCTAA
- a CDS encoding TetR/AcrR family transcriptional regulator, whose product MTPAGRRIVAAAEELFYNRGITAVGVDLIAEHSGVTKRTLYNQFGSKDHLVAACLTERDQRWRSLVGAAVDAADTPAEAVTAPFEALRAWSGTNTRGCAFINALAELPDPSHPAHRIAANQKLWLLTLFKELAAAAGCSHPATLATQLLVLHEGAVATQPLSLDTLQESTDLARVLVQRGTSPRR is encoded by the coding sequence ATGACGCCGGCCGGCCGCCGTATCGTGGCGGCCGCCGAGGAGTTGTTCTACAACCGCGGCATCACAGCGGTCGGTGTGGATCTGATCGCCGAGCACTCGGGCGTGACCAAGCGGACCCTGTACAACCAGTTCGGTTCGAAGGACCACCTCGTGGCGGCCTGTCTCACGGAACGCGACCAGCGCTGGCGGTCACTCGTCGGTGCCGCCGTTGACGCCGCCGACACTCCGGCCGAGGCAGTCACCGCCCCCTTCGAGGCCCTGCGGGCCTGGAGCGGGACCAACACCCGCGGATGCGCCTTCATCAACGCGCTGGCCGAACTCCCGGACCCCTCACATCCCGCACACCGCATCGCCGCGAACCAGAAGCTCTGGCTGCTGACCCTGTTCAAGGAACTCGCCGCCGCAGCGGGCTGCTCGCACCCGGCCACCCTCGCCACTCAACTCCTCGTGCTGCACGAGGGCGCTGTCGCCACGCAGCCCCTCTCGCTCGACACCCTTCAGGAGAGCACTGACCTGGCACGAGTCCTGGTGCAACGTGGCACGTCACCCCGCCGGTAG
- a CDS encoding 2'-5' RNA ligase family protein: MPAPGTTAVLALLPDAEPLLELASQVDTRVVRPGVPAHATLLYPWLPAEEVDARELERLRAVLVRAAPEAGRIPLRLAEVEQAGAFIGIPVPELRSLATAVRTAFPEQVPYGGRFGQDPQVHVTVSLDATARTAADIARRVTGRLPIRTEVSAVHVVALTPDGWQVLAEFPLTT, encoded by the coding sequence ATGCCTGCGCCGGGAACGACGGCTGTCCTGGCACTGCTGCCGGACGCCGAACCGCTGCTGGAGCTGGCCTCCCAGGTGGACACGCGGGTGGTTCGGCCGGGTGTGCCCGCACATGCGACGCTGCTCTACCCGTGGCTGCCCGCCGAGGAGGTCGACGCGAGGGAGCTGGAGCGGTTGCGGGCCGTACTGGTGCGGGCCGCGCCGGAAGCCGGCCGGATTCCCCTGCGGCTGGCCGAGGTCGAGCAGGCCGGCGCGTTCATCGGCATCCCGGTGCCCGAACTGCGCTCCCTGGCCACCGCCGTTCGCACCGCGTTCCCCGAACAGGTCCCCTACGGCGGCCGGTTCGGACAGGACCCGCAGGTGCACGTCACCGTATCGCTGGACGCAACTGCCCGCACGGCAGCCGACATCGCGCGCCGAGTCACCGGCCGTCTGCCCATCCGCACTGAGGTGTCCGCTGTGCACGTGGTCGCTCTCACGCCCGACGGTTGGCAGGTTCTCGCGGAGTTCCCACTCACCACTTGA
- a CDS encoding cytochrome P450: protein MRIPGPEPRADGGVGAVSAAGGLHNYQLRLHAEYGPVVRFQLPGAETAVSVADPVLLEATAHINKRPEQLFEFLAPLCEADNLQVLDAEQHAPWRRVLLSVLAGRPSHERHFAQFTAMATALADQWAQQAVRETSERKRPGKPVALQKDLTALALRMICQFSLGGAAPDPDRVIAAFEDVLTEYLGRLYHVPVPGTQEERARQADEALTYLRATVDEVIAAHGSGGRADKSDLIGALVEAGESPVRIRDTVMVTMLAAHHTTGVAVSWTLHLLGRHPEIADRVADELDRVLGDRPAPDYADLRELTLLDMTLKESMRLYPPGPYGARETTEELVLGDYHVPAGATVFYPFWAVHMNPDYWPEPEKFTPERFTPDEVAKRPRLAYIPFGLGPRSCEGAALAMVEAELVLAVLLKRFRFRPVPGHEVTPIERFVLWAEDDIHMTLHPRTPGQPCPEP, encoded by the coding sequence ATGCGTATTCCCGGTCCTGAGCCCCGCGCGGACGGCGGGGTCGGCGCCGTCTCGGCAGCAGGGGGACTGCACAACTACCAGTTACGCCTGCACGCCGAGTACGGGCCCGTCGTACGGTTCCAACTGCCGGGCGCCGAAACAGCCGTATCAGTGGCCGACCCCGTACTGCTGGAGGCCACGGCTCATATCAACAAGCGCCCGGAGCAGCTCTTCGAGTTTCTGGCCCCGCTGTGCGAGGCGGACAACCTGCAGGTGCTCGACGCCGAGCAGCACGCCCCGTGGCGGCGCGTGCTGCTGTCGGTGCTGGCCGGACGCCCTTCCCACGAGCGGCACTTCGCGCAGTTCACGGCAATGGCCACGGCTCTCGCCGACCAATGGGCCCAGCAGGCAGTGCGGGAGACCTCAGAGCGCAAGAGGCCCGGCAAGCCGGTCGCGTTGCAGAAGGACCTCACCGCGCTGGCGCTCCGTATGATCTGCCAGTTCTCGCTGGGCGGCGCCGCCCCGGACCCTGACCGCGTCATCGCCGCGTTCGAAGACGTGCTGACCGAATATCTCGGACGCCTCTACCATGTGCCCGTCCCCGGCACCCAAGAGGAGCGGGCCAGGCAGGCCGACGAGGCCCTCACCTATCTGCGTGCGACGGTCGACGAGGTGATCGCCGCGCACGGTTCGGGCGGCCGTGCGGACAAGAGCGATCTGATCGGGGCGCTCGTCGAGGCCGGTGAGAGCCCCGTGCGCATCCGCGACACCGTCATGGTGACGATGCTGGCAGCGCACCACACCACCGGGGTCGCCGTCTCCTGGACGCTGCATCTGCTGGGCCGCCACCCGGAGATCGCCGATCGGGTCGCGGACGAGCTGGACCGCGTGCTCGGCGATCGCCCGGCGCCCGACTACGCCGACCTGCGCGAACTCACCCTTCTCGACATGACGCTCAAGGAGTCAATGCGGCTCTACCCGCCCGGCCCGTACGGCGCGCGGGAGACGACCGAGGAACTCGTCCTGGGCGACTATCACGTCCCGGCGGGGGCCACGGTCTTCTATCCCTTCTGGGCCGTCCACATGAACCCCGACTACTGGCCCGAACCCGAGAAGTTCACGCCCGAGAGGTTCACCCCGGACGAGGTGGCCAAGCGGCCGAGGCTGGCCTACATCCCCTTCGGGCTCGGCCCCCGTAGCTGCGAGGGTGCGGCCCTGGCCATGGTCGAGGCAGAACTCGTCCTGGCCGTACTGCTCAAACGCTTCCGCTTCAGGCCCGTGCCAGGTCACGAGGTGACGCCCATCGAACGGTTCGTCCTCTGGGCGGAGGACGACATCCACATGACACTCCACCCACGCACCCCGGGCCAGCCGTGTCCGGAGCCATAA
- a CDS encoding PASTA domain-containing protein — protein sequence MTFPELVFAALAVDPTPSPSDPGTPKNLNDNGTGGVIWVLIFLLVFAVVAVLIAKWYQMVARRDNPTVRRSIDGGIVRAAMALISISALVILTVLSLYTGAVGDNELKTALITITAAITAFYFSSKSSDSARQDIIQAIKDYPSAPDVTGITIAQARKVLDGMNLRLDFPKEAADTAEIESQEPKPGNPVREGNIRVQIKA from the coding sequence ATGACGTTCCCCGAGCTTGTTTTCGCGGCTCTCGCCGTCGACCCTACCCCCAGTCCTTCAGATCCTGGAACGCCCAAGAACCTTAACGACAACGGCACTGGCGGTGTTATCTGGGTTCTCATCTTCCTGCTTGTTTTCGCGGTAGTCGCCGTGCTCATCGCGAAGTGGTACCAGATGGTTGCCCGCAGAGACAATCCAACTGTCAGAAGGTCGATCGACGGGGGGATAGTCCGTGCCGCCATGGCACTGATCTCAATCAGCGCCCTGGTCATCCTGACGGTTCTCTCCCTGTACACGGGAGCAGTCGGCGACAACGAATTGAAGACGGCGCTCATCACCATAACAGCGGCGATCACGGCCTTCTACTTCTCCTCGAAGAGTTCCGACTCGGCACGGCAAGACATCATCCAGGCCATCAAGGACTACCCATCAGCGCCCGACGTCACGGGCATCACCATTGCGCAAGCGCGGAAAGTTCTTGACGGCATGAATTTGCGACTCGATTTCCCTAAAGAAGCCGCGGACACCGCGGAGATCGAAAGTCAGGAGCCTAAACCGGGGAACCCCGTGAGGGAGGGAAATATTCGGGTTCAGATCAAGGCCTGA
- a CDS encoding helix-turn-helix transcriptional regulator, with translation MDDNHLGGFLRARRAGLRPEAVGMASYGPRRVAGLRREEVAVLAGVNADYYTRLEQGRERNPSPQVIDALSRALHLDTEARAHLYRLAGATPNDRPSAHATEQVSPALRQLMDGYPNTPAFVMNRTLDLLASNTLADALYAPFEPADNLARMTFLDPAGRTFYTDWDRAAQATVANLREATGFDPDNPRLRELVRTLTEDNADFTRLWNSHTVRGKTQDAKHLLHPDVGPLTLTYQTFDVRDAPGQQLVIYHAEPGSPSAHSLDLLGSIHATRRWPAPRSHR, from the coding sequence ATGGACGACAACCACTTGGGGGGCTTCCTGCGCGCACGCCGCGCCGGCCTGCGGCCGGAGGCCGTCGGCATGGCGAGTTACGGGCCCCGCAGAGTCGCCGGACTGCGCCGCGAGGAGGTCGCCGTCCTGGCCGGAGTCAACGCCGACTACTACACCCGCCTGGAACAAGGCCGTGAGCGCAACCCCTCACCCCAGGTGATCGACGCACTCAGCCGCGCATTGCACCTCGATACGGAGGCCCGCGCGCACTTGTACCGGCTGGCCGGGGCCACGCCGAACGACAGGCCCTCCGCCCATGCCACCGAGCAGGTGAGCCCGGCGCTGCGACAGCTGATGGACGGCTACCCGAACACTCCAGCGTTCGTCATGAACCGGACCCTGGACCTCCTCGCATCCAACACCCTGGCCGATGCCCTCTACGCCCCGTTCGAACCGGCGGACAACCTGGCCCGCATGACCTTCCTCGACCCCGCAGGCCGCACCTTCTACACCGACTGGGACCGGGCAGCACAGGCCACCGTCGCCAACCTCCGCGAGGCAACCGGATTCGACCCGGACAACCCACGGCTGCGCGAACTCGTCCGCACCCTCACCGAGGACAACGCGGACTTCACCCGCCTCTGGAACTCCCACACCGTGCGCGGCAAGACCCAGGACGCGAAACACCTTCTCCACCCGGACGTCGGCCCCCTCACCCTCACCTACCAGACTTTCGACGTACGCGACGCCCCCGGCCAGCAGCTCGTCATCTACCACGCCGAACCAGGCAGCCCCAGCGCCCACTCCCTCGATCTGCTCGGTTCCATCCACGCCACCCGCCGCTGGCCCGCCCCTCGGTCCCACCGCTAA
- a CDS encoding GNAT family N-acetyltransferase: protein MSENRPSVTPTVMRLPQYTKANQEEILGDSGDPFGVASTGLTWLPKEEHFGIRHEDRLVAHAGLLRLPVAIGGAATEVVGVGGVAVAPSMQGHGLARLVVTAALEHARTMGPQHALLFCRPPLVSLYRRLGWHPLDNVVLVEQPEGRLVTMPLRTMVTPLRDDARWPSGPVRLFSLPM from the coding sequence ATGTCTGAGAACCGACCCTCCGTGACACCGACTGTGATGCGGCTCCCTCAATACACCAAGGCGAACCAGGAAGAGATTCTTGGCGACAGCGGTGATCCCTTCGGTGTCGCCTCGACCGGTCTGACCTGGCTGCCGAAAGAAGAACACTTCGGCATCAGACACGAGGACCGGCTCGTGGCACATGCCGGCCTGCTGCGACTGCCTGTCGCGATTGGTGGCGCCGCGACAGAGGTGGTGGGCGTCGGCGGGGTGGCCGTCGCACCCAGCATGCAAGGCCATGGCCTGGCTCGGCTCGTCGTCACAGCTGCCCTGGAGCACGCCCGCACAATGGGTCCTCAGCACGCACTCCTGTTCTGCCGCCCTCCCCTCGTGTCGCTCTACAGGCGCCTCGGATGGCACCCGCTCGACAACGTCGTACTGGTCGAACAACCCGAAGGCCGCCTGGTGACCATGCCACTGCGGACTATGGTGACGCCCCTGCGCGACGACGCCCGCTGGCCCTCAGGGCCAGTGCGCCTGTTCTCGCTCCCCATGTGA